From Fusobacterium varium:
GTTTTAAATGAAGCATATTCAACTCTTCCTAAATCTGAAATGTTGCCAAGAGAAGCTTACAACAAAATTGTAAGTAAAGAAGTTGAATTGGTTCCAGCTGATAAATTAGTAGGAAGAGTAACAGCCAACTCTGTTATCCCTTATCCACCTGGTATCCCAATGCTTATGTCAGGAGAAAACTTTGGAGATGAAAACAGTCCTCAAATTAAATATCTAAAAGCATTATCTCTATGGGATAAAGCATTCCCAGGATTTGAACATGAAACTGAAGGTACTCATGTAATTGATGGAGTTTATCATGTTCTTTGTGTAAAAGAAAAATAATAAAATTTGAATTCTCATTTTTAAAATAAAATAAGCAAAAAATTAAAGTACATCTAAAAATATTATATTACTAATATTTCAGATGTACTTTTTTATTTAAATTCTATTAATTTTATCTTTTTTATAATTAATCATAAGAGAAAATACTACAAGAAACATTGCAGATATTTGAATCATTGTGACCTTTTCTCCCAATATTAAAAATGCTAATCCTATGGAATATATTGGAATTAAGTTAGTATACATAGCTGCTTTTACTGCTCCTATCTTTTTTATCCCTTTCTGCTGCAGTATAAAAGCCAACAATGATGAAAATACTCCCATATATAATAATGACATTATCGCTTTCAAAGACACCTCATTTATTTTATACATATTTCTTTCCATATACAGTGCTGGGGACAAAATCAAAGCTGTAAAAATAAATAAAAAAGTTAATATTTTGCTGGGGGAATATTTCTTCAAAACTTTTTTTGAACCTATTATATATATACTATTTGATACTACTGCACCTAATATTATTAAATCTCCCAGATTTAATTTAATTGATAATAACAAAGAAATTTTTCCATTAGTTAATAAAAGTAATATTCCGCTTATAGAAAGTATCATTGATAAAATATTTTTTATATTTATTTTCTCTTTAAAAAACAGTATGCTTATTATATATACTATTACAGGAGTTGTACTGGATATTATTGCAGTATTGACAGAAGATGTCATCCCTATTCCCTTGAAAAATAATACACCATTCAAAACTATTCCTACAAATGACAGCATCAGAATATATAATATATCCTCACTGGCTATATGAAATTCTTTCTCTTTAATATAATGTATTATTCCCATTCCAATACCTGCCAACAAATATCTAATTAAAGTCAATGTCATTGGAGGCATTTCTGCTGAACAAAATTTACCTACTATCAATCCCAAAGCCCAGAAAAATGTTGCTGCAAGCAGATAAAAATTTTCTTTCTCTATCATTTT
This genomic window contains:
- a CDS encoding putative inner membrane transporter translates to MIEKENFYLLAATFFWALGLIVGKFCSAEMPPMTLTLIRYLLAGIGMGIIHYIKEKEFHIASEDILYILMLSFVGIVLNGVLFFKGIGMTSSVNTAIISSTTPVIVYIISILFFKEKINIKNILSMILSISGILLLLTNGKISLLLSIKLNLGDLIILGAVVSNSIYIIGSKKVLKKYSPSKILTFLFIFTALILSPALYMERNMYKINEVSLKAIMSLLYMGVFSSLLAFILQQKGIKKIGAVKAAMYTNLIPIYSIGLAFLILGEKVTMIQISAMFLVVFSLMINYKKDKINRI